Proteins encoded within one genomic window of Flavobacterium gilvum:
- a CDS encoding exodeoxyribonuclease III, whose amino-acid sequence MKIISYNVNGIRAAITKGFLEWLQHANPDVICLQEIKATEEQIPVSDITAAGYPYQYYFPATKKGYSGVAILSKIEPKNVVYGTGIEHMDFEGRNLRADFEGCSVMSLYLPSGTNGDRLSHKFMYMDDFQNYIDDLKKEVPNLIICGDYNICHEAIDIHDPIRNKTVSGFLPEERAWLDKFMKSGFVDSFRHFNKEPHQYSWWSYRAGARGNNKGWRIDYNLVSDSLKEKLKRAVILPDAMHSDHCPVLVEIE is encoded by the coding sequence ATGAAAATAATCTCATACAATGTAAACGGAATCCGTGCAGCTATTACAAAAGGATTTTTAGAATGGTTGCAACACGCCAACCCAGACGTTATTTGTTTGCAGGAAATCAAGGCGACTGAGGAGCAAATCCCCGTTTCTGATATTACCGCTGCAGGCTATCCGTATCAATATTATTTCCCGGCAACCAAAAAAGGCTACAGTGGTGTCGCCATTCTTTCCAAAATTGAACCCAAAAATGTGGTGTATGGAACCGGAATTGAGCACATGGATTTTGAGGGACGTAACCTTCGTGCCGATTTTGAAGGTTGTTCTGTGATGAGTCTTTATTTGCCTTCGGGTACTAATGGAGATCGTTTGAGTCATAAGTTTATGTACATGGATGATTTTCAGAATTATATTGACGATCTTAAAAAAGAAGTTCCCAATCTTATTATCTGCGGAGATTATAACATTTGCCACGAGGCTATTGATATTCACGACCCAATTAGGAATAAAACCGTTTCGGGATTTTTGCCCGAGGAAAGAGCTTGGCTCGATAAATTCATGAAATCCGGTTTTGTTGATAGTTTCCGTCATTTCAATAAAGAACCTCACCAATATTCCTGGTGGAGTTACCGCGCCGGAGCCAGAGGAAATAACAAAGGTTGGCGTATCGATTACAATTTAGTCAGCGATTCATTAAAAGAAAAACTCAAAAGAGCCGTTATATTACCAGATGCTATGCATTCTGACCATTGTCCGGTTTTGGTCGAAATTGAGTAA
- a CDS encoding transglycosylase domain-containing protein: MRTNKQKLLLTSKILGAVIAVLLIVFLLFRDELLDQAVDKVSATMKLEYNSEFAIKKASFNGVSGIELNGITLAPKGLDTIFKIQKIKTNVNLWRLLIGEVQLGTLEIKNGYVQLTKKGNIKNFGAFLKRDKNEPKTTDKRDYAEFAYRIISKVLNLVPTDMALENLVFKLDDNGKKATVDFKELTLSQTKLESSIAVQTNTFEQRWRINGIADPRNKKGDLHFFNIDTGAIKVPYFDERYNLKASFDSIRFKIENIEMSHGELHFDGFSSITNLKMNHKRIANKDVTIKKARFDFRFLLGSDFISLDSTSTAQLNQVKIHPYLSYNTEKDTVYRLKIKTPKIKTQDFINSLPDGLFTHFQGMEVTGDFDYQLDFMYNKNKPNTIVFKSEVNKRNTKITKFGNIDLDKLNREFTYRAVDNGVLQRPVFVGASNPYYTPLDQISPYLQKCVLTSEDPSFMSHHGFINEAFKQSILKNIRTKKFSRGASTISMQLVKNVFLTREKTLSRKLEEILLVYIIEGNRITSKQRMLEVYFNIIEWGPNVYGIGEAAEFYFQKKPTDLNVRECLFLATIIPKPKKFMWQFDQEGLQKAYATKQQAFLRNLMFRRGLLVPEDTIGLSVPITLTGRAHSLLNIKPKDTTVIDTMDVKEEFDF, translated from the coding sequence ATGAGAACAAACAAACAAAAGTTACTATTAACATCCAAAATACTTGGAGCAGTTATTGCCGTACTCTTAATTGTTTTTCTGTTATTCAGGGACGAACTTCTAGATCAGGCCGTAGACAAGGTTTCAGCAACTATGAAACTGGAATACAATAGTGAATTTGCTATCAAAAAAGCTTCCTTTAATGGCGTTTCGGGAATAGAATTGAATGGAATCACTTTGGCTCCGAAAGGCCTTGATACTATTTTTAAAATCCAGAAAATAAAAACAAATGTCAATTTATGGCGATTGCTTATTGGCGAAGTCCAACTGGGAACTCTTGAAATAAAAAATGGATATGTCCAATTAACCAAAAAAGGAAATATCAAGAACTTTGGCGCTTTCCTAAAAAGAGACAAAAACGAACCTAAAACCACCGACAAAAGAGACTACGCCGAATTTGCTTACCGAATTATATCCAAAGTCCTCAATTTGGTTCCAACAGACATGGCTTTGGAAAATCTGGTTTTCAAACTCGATGACAACGGGAAAAAAGCGACTGTAGATTTTAAAGAATTAACCCTATCACAAACCAAACTTGAATCGTCAATTGCCGTTCAAACCAATACTTTTGAGCAGCGATGGAGAATTAACGGGATTGCGGATCCAAGAAACAAAAAAGGAGATCTTCATTTTTTCAACATCGACACTGGCGCTATCAAAGTGCCTTATTTTGACGAACGTTATAACCTGAAAGCCAGTTTTGACTCCATCCGATTCAAAATTGAAAATATTGAAATGAGTCACGGCGAATTACATTTTGATGGATTCAGCTCGATTACCAATTTGAAAATGAATCACAAAAGAATTGCCAACAAAGATGTCACTATCAAAAAGGCGAGATTTGATTTCCGTTTCTTGTTGGGCAGTGATTTCATTTCACTCGACAGTACCTCAACTGCTCAGTTAAACCAAGTAAAAATACACCCTTATCTTTCTTATAATACAGAAAAAGATACCGTTTACAGGTTAAAAATTAAAACTCCAAAAATTAAAACTCAGGATTTCATCAATTCTCTACCCGATGGATTGTTTACCCATTTTCAAGGTATGGAAGTCACAGGTGATTTTGATTATCAATTGGATTTCATGTACAACAAAAACAAGCCAAATACTATTGTTTTTAAAAGTGAGGTAAACAAACGAAATACAAAAATTACAAAATTCGGGAACATTGACCTAGACAAATTGAATAGGGAATTTACTTATAGAGCCGTGGATAATGGCGTATTACAACGTCCCGTTTTTGTAGGCGCAAGCAATCCGTATTACACACCTTTGGATCAAATTTCGCCTTACTTACAAAAATGTGTTTTAACTTCCGAGGATCCTTCTTTTATGTCCCATCATGGTTTCATCAACGAAGCTTTCAAACAATCAATTCTCAAAAATATACGTACCAAAAAGTTTTCGCGAGGAGCGAGTACTATAAGCATGCAATTGGTTAAAAATGTATTCCTCACCCGAGAAAAAACCTTGTCCAGAAAACTGGAGGAAATTCTTTTGGTTTATATCATTGAAGGCAACCGAATTACGAGTAAACAACGTATGTTGGAGGTTTATTTCAATATTATCGAATGGGGGCCGAATGTCTATGGAATTGGCGAAGCAGCCGAATTTTATTTCCAGAAAAAACCTACCGATTTGAATGTACGAGAGTGTTTATTTTTGGCTACAATTATCCCAAAACCAAAAAAATTCATGTGGCAGTTTGATCAGGAAGGTTTACAAAAAGCATACGCAACCAAGCAACAAGCTTTCTTGAGAAACCTGATGTTCCGCCGAGGTTTATTGGTTCCGGAAGACACAATTGGGCTGTCGGTTCCGATAACACTTACAGGACGAGCGCATTCGTTATTAAACATTAAACCAAAAGACACAACCGTTATAGATACCATGGACGTTAAAGAGGAATTTGATTTTTAA
- the radA gene encoding DNA repair protein RadA has protein sequence MVKVKTTFFCQNCGTQYAKWQGQCNSCKEWNTIAEEIIQKQEKVAWKSESSSTGKAPKPLRINEINSAEEIRLDTTDNELNRVLGGGIVPGSLILLGGEPGIGKSTLLLQISLKLPYKTLYVSGEESQKQIKMRAERITPNGENCFILTETKTQNIFKQIEAIQPEIVIIDSIQTLHTDYIESTAGSISQIRETTAELIKFAKETNIPVILIGHITKDGTIAGPKILEHMVDTVLQFEGDRNHVYRILRSLKNRFGSTSEIGIYEMLGSGLREVSNPSEILISHKDEELSGTAIATTLEGMRPLMIEIQSLVSTAVYGTPQRSTTGYNAKRLNMILAVLEKRAGFRLGAKDVFLNVTGGISVDDPAIDLAVVAAILSSNEDIPVEKGFCFAGEVGLSGEIRPVNRVDQRIQEAEKLGFSTIFVSKYNKIALKNTGIKIQLVAKIEDVASQLFG, from the coding sequence ATGGTTAAAGTAAAAACAACTTTTTTTTGTCAAAATTGTGGAACGCAATATGCCAAGTGGCAAGGACAATGCAATTCCTGCAAAGAATGGAACACAATTGCCGAGGAAATCATACAAAAACAGGAAAAAGTTGCGTGGAAAAGCGAATCTTCATCCACAGGTAAAGCACCAAAACCATTACGAATCAACGAGATTAACAGTGCCGAAGAAATCCGTCTCGACACTACCGACAACGAACTGAATAGAGTTTTGGGAGGCGGAATCGTCCCTGGATCGCTTATCCTTTTGGGTGGTGAACCAGGAATTGGAAAAAGTACGCTTTTGTTGCAGATTTCCTTAAAACTACCATACAAAACATTATACGTTTCGGGAGAAGAAAGCCAAAAGCAAATTAAGATGCGCGCCGAACGTATCACTCCCAACGGCGAAAATTGTTTTATTCTTACCGAAACCAAAACCCAGAATATCTTCAAACAAATAGAAGCTATTCAGCCCGAAATTGTCATAATCGATTCGATTCAGACTTTGCATACCGATTATATCGAATCTACCGCAGGGAGTATTTCGCAAATACGGGAAACCACTGCCGAATTAATAAAATTTGCCAAAGAAACCAACATTCCAGTCATCCTGATTGGACATATCACCAAAGACGGAACCATTGCAGGACCAAAAATACTGGAACACATGGTTGATACAGTACTTCAGTTTGAAGGCGATCGTAATCACGTCTATCGTATTTTGCGTTCGCTAAAAAACCGTTTTGGATCTACTTCCGAAATTGGTATATACGAAATGTTGGGAAGTGGATTGCGAGAAGTTTCCAATCCCTCCGAAATATTGATTTCGCACAAAGACGAAGAACTGTCTGGCACGGCAATTGCTACTACACTCGAAGGCATGCGCCCCTTAATGATCGAAATACAATCATTGGTAAGCACTGCAGTTTACGGAACGCCACAACGCAGTACCACTGGTTATAACGCCAAAAGGCTAAACATGATTTTGGCTGTTTTGGAAAAAAGAGCCGGTTTTAGGCTTGGCGCCAAAGATGTTTTCCTAAATGTAACTGGCGGAATCTCTGTTGATGATCCAGCCATAGATTTGGCAGTTGTAGCTGCTATTTTATCATCTAATGAAGACATCCCGGTAGAAAAAGGGTTTTGTTTTGCCGGCGAAGTGGGACTTTCGGGCGAAATTCGTCCCGTAAACCGGGTAGATCAACGCATTCAAGAAGCCGAAAAATTAGGGTTTTCAACTATTTTTGTATCTAAATACAATAAAATAGCCTTGAAAAATACAGGTATAAAAATTCAATTGGTTGCCAAAATCGAAGATGTAGCCAGCCAATTGTTTGGGTAA
- a CDS encoding LytR/AlgR family response regulator transcription factor has translation MKSLPYTTLIIDDEPPARARLRQLLENFSETFRVVDEAKNGIEAVEKINQLQPDVIFLDIEMPGLNGFELLERLEKIPIVVFCTAYDQYSLKAFETNSVDYLLKPVRLERLQQTVEKLSSLKNNLSSATILDVIKEFYNQKEEKKMTSITVKKGDKLIFVKLEEVTHFEADEKYVSVYTDKESHLVEQSLSQLELKLPDYFMRVHRSIIINRNYVTEVQKYFNSRFAIKLNNHKRTSVISGRSYNESIKNWMDI, from the coding sequence ATGAAAAGTTTGCCCTACACTACGTTAATTATAGATGATGAACCGCCTGCAAGAGCGCGTTTGCGTCAATTACTGGAAAATTTCTCAGAAACTTTCAGAGTAGTTGACGAAGCCAAAAATGGAATTGAAGCCGTAGAAAAAATCAATCAATTACAACCCGACGTTATTTTTTTGGATATCGAAATGCCCGGATTGAATGGTTTTGAATTATTGGAGCGTTTAGAGAAAATACCCATAGTTGTTTTCTGTACTGCCTATGACCAATATTCCCTGAAAGCATTTGAAACCAATAGTGTTGATTATTTGCTGAAACCCGTGAGATTGGAAAGACTTCAACAAACTGTTGAAAAATTGAGCAGTTTGAAAAACAATCTTTCGTCTGCAACTATTTTGGATGTTATAAAGGAATTTTATAATCAAAAAGAGGAAAAAAAGATGACTTCCATAACCGTGAAAAAAGGCGATAAACTCATTTTTGTAAAACTGGAAGAAGTAACTCATTTTGAAGCTGACGAAAAATACGTTTCTGTATATACCGACAAAGAAAGTCATTTGGTTGAACAATCTTTATCACAATTGGAATTGAAGCTTCCAGACTATTTTATGCGAGTACATCGTTCAATTATTATAAACAGAAATTATGTAACCGAAGTTCAAAAATATTTTAATAGCCGTTTTGCGATTAAGTTAAACAACCATAAGAGAACAAGCGTAATTTCTGGAAGAAGTTACAATGAGTCAATTAAAAACTGGATGGATATTTAG
- a CDS encoding sensor histidine kinase, whose translation MKKLIALILILVITSFIVVSKDDMSLNEKIAIEKKNIPNSENKKWEYVKDRLFDGETEKVFKREGPILFSLNNASKKDSLIVNEIIQELRTVIPNKTIDYFTIFTGVSFEGALYNGYDKKYKGISLWDLVKSTTLLNFNKSSNSNILPKSQEIVNYRFPNEIGSITREIFGPLSEHDYTGIAISFDINKEISNKERKICIQYEILRTLCYINPANRFPYGNSNGVFEAPESVPEQTKFNEQDKFLLQKLYSDDFIDQFKTYMYANYPWRYASSFINKKNHEFKVWGILIGVGLLASILIFSYFQNKKYKYSYLNYSFPTFFIFIYFLNLDNIYMYLTRFNIIVSGVNGLLFQLVFSILIAILISFVLWGLEKVSFKGNESFSYQLILKVIFTFVSFLAMVVFVLVLESDRRKELFEFFFPYIFFSAGLAIGRGLLLYLNHFSESLVKEKDVELSRLKEAKAEAEVKALQSQINPHFLYNALNSIASLAHTDADKTEKMALSLSDLFRHTINRKGEKVNSVQDEVNLVSNYLEIEQIRFGDRLRFSIDVEPDLLTIEIPMFILQPLVENAIKHGISKIEGQGNIVLKINKKEDGVLISVQDNGPDFPEGLVSGHGLQTVYDLLRFSYGEKAEISWHNQPKKEISIYIATVLK comes from the coding sequence ATGAAAAAACTAATCGCATTAATCCTGATTTTGGTAATAACCAGTTTTATAGTTGTTTCTAAAGATGATATGTCTTTGAATGAAAAAATAGCAATAGAAAAAAAGAACATTCCCAATTCTGAAAACAAAAAATGGGAATATGTAAAAGACCGATTGTTTGATGGAGAAACGGAAAAAGTATTTAAGCGAGAAGGACCGATACTTTTTTCATTAAATAATGCTTCAAAAAAAGACAGTCTGATTGTAAATGAAATTATTCAAGAATTAAGGACTGTAATTCCGAATAAAACTATTGACTATTTTACAATTTTTACAGGAGTATCTTTTGAAGGTGCATTATACAATGGTTATGATAAAAAATACAAAGGAATCTCTTTATGGGACTTGGTAAAATCTACGACTTTGTTGAATTTTAATAAAAGTTCAAATTCTAATATTTTGCCTAAGTCACAAGAAATTGTGAATTATCGTTTTCCAAATGAAATTGGTTCTATTACAAGAGAAATTTTCGGTCCACTTTCAGAACATGACTATACTGGGATTGCTATTTCATTTGATATTAATAAAGAAATATCAAACAAGGAAAGAAAAATATGTATCCAATATGAGATTCTTCGAACACTTTGTTATATTAATCCCGCTAACCGATTTCCGTATGGTAACAGCAACGGAGTTTTTGAAGCTCCAGAATCTGTTCCTGAGCAGACTAAATTCAACGAACAAGACAAATTTTTACTCCAAAAACTATATTCGGATGATTTTATAGACCAATTCAAAACCTATATGTATGCCAATTATCCTTGGCGTTATGCGAGTAGTTTTATCAATAAAAAAAATCATGAATTTAAAGTTTGGGGAATTCTTATTGGTGTAGGCCTATTAGCTTCTATCTTAATCTTCAGTTATTTTCAAAATAAAAAATACAAGTATTCCTATCTCAATTATTCATTCCCAACTTTCTTTATATTCATATATTTTTTAAATCTAGACAATATTTATATGTATTTAACACGGTTTAATATAATTGTAAGTGGGGTTAATGGTCTTTTATTTCAATTAGTTTTCTCAATTTTAATTGCAATACTAATTTCTTTTGTTTTATGGGGATTAGAGAAAGTAAGTTTTAAAGGAAATGAGAGTTTTAGTTATCAATTGATTCTGAAAGTAATTTTTACTTTCGTATCATTTTTAGCCATGGTAGTATTTGTGTTAGTGTTAGAATCCGATAGAAGAAAAGAACTTTTTGAATTTTTCTTTCCCTATATTTTTTTCTCAGCTGGATTGGCAATTGGAAGAGGATTACTCTTGTATTTGAATCATTTTTCGGAATCTTTGGTCAAGGAAAAAGACGTAGAGTTAAGCCGTTTGAAGGAAGCCAAAGCCGAAGCTGAAGTCAAAGCACTGCAATCGCAAATTAACCCGCATTTTTTGTATAATGCTTTGAATTCTATAGCGAGTTTGGCTCATACAGATGCTGATAAAACCGAAAAAATGGCCTTGTCTTTGTCGGATTTGTTTCGTCATACAATTAATCGAAAAGGAGAAAAAGTAAATTCAGTGCAAGATGAGGTAAATTTGGTGAGCAATTATCTGGAAATTGAACAAATTCGTTTTGGTGACCGATTGCGATTCTCCATTGATGTTGAACCCGACTTATTGACCATTGAAATCCCAATGTTTATACTTCAGCCTTTGGTGGAAAATGCTATAAAGCATGGGATTTCCAAAATTGAAGGGCAAGGAAATATAGTCTTGAAAATAAATAAGAAAGAAGATGGCGTTTTGATTTCGGTACAGGATAATGGTCCCGATTTTCCGGAAGGATTAGTAAGCGGTCACGGATTGCAAACGGTGTATGATTTATTGCGATTTAGTTATGGAGAAAAAGCCGAAATCAGTTGGCACAATCAACCCAAAAAAGAAATATCAATTTATATAGCCACTGTTTTAAAATGA
- a CDS encoding aldo/keto reductase, whose protein sequence is MKYNNLPNTDIKVSKICLGTMTFGQQNTESEGHAQMDYAFEKGINFFDTAEMYSVPGRKETYGSTEKIIGTWFKKTGKREEVVLASKIAGPNPGLSYVRENMDFSPESIALSIDKSLTRLQTDYIDLYQLHWPERKTNFFGQRGFKSQNDSWEDNIRSILETLDGFIKQGKIRHIGVSNETPWGIMRFLEESKYQNLPKIKTIQNPYSLLNRTFEIGNAEVCMRENVGLLAYSPLGFGRLTGKYLAGGSHPNSRIELFPQLARYNSEKSAEATKLYQEVAHKNGLTLTEMALAFVTQQTFVSSNIIGATTMDQLKENVATIDLVLSDEILKEIDAVQAIIPDPAP, encoded by the coding sequence ATGAAATACAACAATTTACCCAACACAGATATTAAAGTCAGCAAAATATGTCTTGGAACAATGACTTTTGGACAACAAAACACGGAATCCGAAGGACACGCACAAATGGATTATGCTTTTGAGAAAGGAATTAATTTTTTTGACACCGCCGAAATGTATTCTGTTCCCGGACGTAAAGAAACTTATGGTAGCACCGAAAAAATCATTGGAACTTGGTTCAAAAAAACTGGAAAAAGAGAAGAAGTGGTTTTGGCTTCCAAAATTGCCGGACCCAATCCGGGATTGTCTTACGTTCGTGAAAACATGGATTTCTCTCCAGAAAGTATTGCGTTGTCAATTGACAAAAGTTTGACTCGTTTGCAAACCGATTATATCGATTTATACCAACTGCACTGGCCGGAACGTAAAACCAATTTTTTTGGGCAACGTGGTTTTAAATCGCAAAATGATTCTTGGGAAGATAACATTCGTTCTATTTTGGAAACTTTGGATGGATTTATCAAGCAAGGAAAAATTAGACACATTGGTGTTTCCAATGAAACGCCTTGGGGAATTATGCGTTTTCTTGAAGAAAGCAAATATCAAAATTTACCCAAAATAAAAACCATTCAAAATCCATATTCTCTTTTGAACAGAACATTCGAGATTGGAAATGCGGAAGTTTGCATGAGGGAAAATGTTGGATTATTGGCGTATTCTCCATTGGGTTTTGGTCGATTAACTGGAAAATATTTAGCAGGTGGAAGTCATCCAAATTCAAGAATTGAATTGTTTCCGCAATTGGCGAGATACAATAGCGAAAAATCAGCCGAAGCGACCAAATTATATCAGGAAGTGGCGCATAAAAACGGTTTGACTTTAACCGAAATGGCTTTGGCTTTTGTAACGCAACAGACTTTTGTGAGCAGTAACATTATTGGTGCTACAACAATGGATCAGCTAAAAGAAAATGTCGCTACAATTGACCTTGTATTATCGGATGAAATATTGAAAGAAATTGATGCCGTTCAGGCTATTATTCCTGATCCGGCTCCTTAA
- a CDS encoding PQQ-dependent sugar dehydrogenase, whose product MKTSLFFITFLFLNYSHSQIIGLQNFASGFTKPAEITNIGDDRLFVVEQGGIIKILNSNGTVNSSPFLNITGQVSTGGEQGLLGLAFHPNYASNGFFYTNHTNTAGNTVITRYSVDNANPNLANPSSGTILLTIAQPYANHNGGTLKFGPDGYLYIGMGDGGSGGDPENRAQNINELLGKMLRIDVNSGTPYGIPSSNPYVGVAGADEIWAIGLRNPWKFSFDKTLGNLWIADVGQNNVEEINVAPASQAGINYGWRCYEGNDAYNTVSCASQTTMKFPINTINHSSGACSVTGGHVYNGTAFPNFKGLYFFTDYCNPKIGMITSGGTVTYSQAFTGNNFSTFGEDKNGELYIASLNSGTIYKIIDTSLPVDTFDQTQFAIYPNPAHSEIIIQKSNKNYPVEVTLFDMEGKMLLKQKTENKKTNSIQMEHLSKGLYIVTVKNDQGQLLTYKLIFE is encoded by the coding sequence ATGAAAACATCTCTATTTTTTATTACATTCTTATTTTTAAATTATTCTCATTCGCAAATCATAGGGCTACAAAATTTTGCCTCGGGATTTACAAAACCTGCTGAAATTACCAATATTGGAGACGACCGTTTATTCGTTGTAGAACAAGGCGGAATTATCAAAATCCTGAACTCAAATGGAACCGTAAACTCCTCTCCATTTCTCAACATTACAGGTCAGGTAAGCACTGGTGGCGAACAAGGATTGCTAGGATTGGCTTTTCATCCTAATTATGCTTCCAATGGTTTCTTCTACACCAACCACACCAACACCGCCGGAAACACAGTTATCACACGATATTCTGTCGATAATGCAAATCCAAATCTTGCCAATCCCTCTAGCGGAACTATACTTTTGACCATAGCCCAACCCTACGCCAACCATAACGGAGGGACTTTAAAATTTGGGCCAGATGGTTATCTGTACATTGGCATGGGTGATGGCGGCAGTGGTGGCGATCCAGAAAACCGTGCACAAAACATAAATGAATTATTGGGAAAAATGCTTCGGATTGATGTGAATTCAGGAACTCCATACGGAATTCCTTCCTCAAATCCTTATGTTGGAGTTGCTGGCGCCGATGAAATTTGGGCCATTGGCCTTCGGAATCCCTGGAAATTTTCTTTTGATAAAACCCTTGGAAACTTATGGATAGCCGATGTCGGTCAAAACAATGTAGAAGAAATCAATGTTGCACCTGCCTCGCAAGCGGGAATAAATTATGGCTGGCGCTGTTATGAAGGAAACGATGCTTACAACACCGTGAGTTGTGCCTCGCAAACTACTATGAAGTTCCCAATAAACACGATAAACCATTCTTCAGGTGCATGTTCTGTTACTGGCGGACATGTCTATAATGGAACGGCATTTCCTAATTTTAAAGGATTGTATTTCTTTACAGATTATTGCAATCCAAAAATCGGGATGATAACTTCTGGTGGTACTGTAACCTATTCGCAAGCCTTTACTGGAAACAACTTTTCGACATTCGGTGAGGACAAAAATGGGGAACTTTACATTGCTTCCCTAAACAGTGGCACCATTTATAAAATTATAGACACTTCCCTACCCGTTGATACCTTTGACCAAACTCAATTTGCAATCTATCCTAATCCGGCACATTCGGAAATCATTATCCAAAAATCAAACAAAAATTATCCGGTCGAAGTCACTCTTTTTGATATGGAAGGCAAAATGCTACTCAAACAAAAAACAGAAAATAAAAAAACAAACAGCATTCAAATGGAGCATTTATCCAAAGGACTTTATATTGTAACTGTCAAAAATGATCAGGGGCAACTTTTGACCTACAAACTTATTTTTGAATAG
- a CDS encoding OmpA/MotB family protein, producing the protein MIKRISIGLLIMALPTSCVSKKIYNDLEAQYADLKKENQTMADENAALLASKKQLESDKTALQSKLDNVNANLAKVQADYDAAKNKMKVMQDSYAALEKNSNEALEANMKKNRDLLAQLDAKAKALATEQNKLNESSQRLKELEDLIAAKEASMKKLKETLSKALNGFEGKGLTVEQKNGKVYVSMENKLLFSSGSWAVGTEGKKAVVEVGKVLGDNPDISVLIEGHTDNDPYVGSGTINDNWDLSTKRATAIVNILGENGKVNKQNLTAAGRSEYAPVASNATPEGKSKNRRIEIILTPRLDEISKMLNQF; encoded by the coding sequence ATGATAAAAAGAATTTCCATCGGACTTTTAATTATGGCGTTGCCCACGTCTTGTGTTTCCAAGAAAATCTACAACGATCTTGAAGCGCAATATGCTGATCTGAAAAAAGAAAACCAAACAATGGCCGACGAAAATGCCGCTTTATTGGCATCCAAAAAGCAATTGGAGTCTGATAAAACTGCTTTGCAATCCAAATTGGATAATGTAAATGCCAACTTGGCCAAAGTTCAGGCCGATTATGATGCCGCCAAAAACAAAATGAAGGTGATGCAGGATTCTTATGCCGCTTTGGAAAAAAACAGCAATGAAGCTTTGGAAGCAAATATGAAAAAGAATCGTGATTTATTGGCACAGCTCGATGCAAAAGCCAAAGCATTGGCCACTGAACAGAACAAATTAAACGAAAGCAGTCAACGTTTGAAAGAATTGGAAGATTTAATTGCAGCTAAAGAAGCCAGCATGAAAAAACTAAAAGAAACTCTTTCCAAAGCGTTGAATGGTTTTGAAGGAAAAGGCTTGACTGTTGAACAAAAAAACGGGAAAGTATATGTTTCGATGGAAAATAAATTGCTGTTCAGTTCTGGTAGTTGGGCAGTGGGAACAGAAGGGAAAAAAGCGGTTGTCGAAGTAGGGAAAGTTCTTGGAGATAATCCAGACATTTCTGTATTGATAGAAGGGCATACTGATAATGATCCGTATGTAGGCTCGGGAACAATTAATGATAACTGGGATCTTTCGACCAAAAGAGCCACAGCGATTGTCAATATTTTGGGTGAAAATGGTAAAGTGAACAAACAAAATCTTACTGCCGCAGGAAGAAGTGAATACGCACCGGTAGCCAGTAATGCAACACCTGAAGGGAAATCCAAAAACCGAAGAATCGAAATTATCCTGACTCCAAGATTGGACGAAATTTCAAAAATGTTGAATCAGTTTTAG